GCCAGCACGCCGACGATGATCAACCGCCAGGTAGATTTCTTGTCACTGTCCGAATTGGCGGGTTCCAACGGCACTCCCTCGGCTGGGGTTAACAACAACGTATTCTCGGCTGGCATTTTACCGACCCCGTCGGGGCCTGTCAACTCGTGGGCCGCCGAACCGCAGACAAAGGCCCGACGGGGATGTTATGATGGACTCGAACAAACGACAACCCCCCAAGGGAGACCACCGTGGCCCGCCCCCGCGTCATCGTCGTCGGACCGCTGCAGATGAACTGCTACCTCTGGCCCTGCGCTCCGGACAAGTGTTTGGTCGTCGATCCCGGCGCCGAGCCCGGACGGATCGTCGACGAGCTCGAAGGACTCGGCCTGACCCCGGCGGCCGTCGCCCTGACCCACGGCCACCCCGACCACCTGGGCGCCGCCGGGGAGCTGGCCCGCCGCTACGGCGTTCCCGTCTACCTCCAGCCCGACGACAACCTGTGGATCGAGCTGCTCAAGAGCGACTGGATGCCCGATTTCGGCCCGCGGCCCGACTACTGGCCGGAATTCACCGCCTACACCGACCTGCTCGACTATCCGGAGTTGAAACTGCAGATCCTGCCCCTGCCCGGACACTCCCCCGGCTCCGTGGTGCTCTACAGCGTCCGGGACGCCTGCGCCTGCGTCGGCGACGTCCTCTTCGCCGGCGGGATCGGGCGCACCGACCTGCCCGGCGGCGACGAGGAGCAGCTCTTCCGCGGCCTGCGGGAGACCCTCTTCGAGCTGCCGCCGTCGACGGAGATCCTCCCCGGCCACGGACCCGCGACCAACCTGGCCCGGGAACGGGCCGTCAACCCCTTTGTTACGTGGTGAGAGGGCTACCGCTAATCGCCGTGCTTCTGGCCGCTCTCCTCGTCGGTTGCGCCGAGCGTCGACCGGCGCCTCCGGTCGGCTGCGAGTTCGTCAAGAGCCTGCCCAGCGAGGATTGGCTCGCCCTGGCCCTGCGTCTCTACGCCGATCCCCACCGGGCGGGGGAGTTGGCCGCCCTCAACGCCGCTGAGACCGACCATTCACCGCCGCTCCTGATCATCGCTCGCCGGGGCGTTACTCTGCAGCAGCCACCTCTCCACGAGCGCCTCGATGCTCCGGCCGCTACCGCCCTGGAAAACGCGGTTCTGCGCCTCTGGGCCCGCGACGACACCGCCGGCGCCCAGAACCTGCTGCGCGCCGCCCTGGAGCGCGAGCCCCTCGACCCCCACGGGCGCTACCTGCTGGGCCTGGTGCACGCCCGCCGCGGTGAACTGCATCGCGCCGTCGCCGAGCTGGAAAGCGCCCGCTACCTGGCCCCGACGGACGCCCGCCCCCACGCCACTCTGGCCCTCGTCAACGCCGAACTCGGCCGCTTCGCCCAAGCCCGCCGCTACGCCATTTCGGCTCTTCAGCTCGACTGGTACGACTGGCGGTCGCACTACCTGATGGGTCTGCTCACCGCCGGCGACGACGAGCACCGCCTCGCCGAGGCCCACCTGTTCCAGGCCCTGGAGCTGGGACCGAGCTACGGCCCGGAGCGCGAGCGCATCCTCGAGCTGCTGTACCTGTTGCAGAGCGGCCACGAGCCCCTCGATCCCGCCTGGCTCTCCGGACGCCTGCCGCGACCCGATCCGCGCGGCGACGATTTCTACGATATCCGTCGTTGACGCCGATTCGCCAATAGACGACACCGGCCCCGGGGCCGGTGTCGTCTTATCCCGATGGTCTGGTGCCGAGAGCCGGACTCGAACCGGCACGGGGGTCAGCCCGGCGGATTTTAAGTCCGCTGCGTCTACCAATTCCGCCATCCCGGCAGGTGGTGGCATTATAGTACCGGCGACGCTCCCGGCGCAAGCCGCCGCGACCGCCGCCCCGCCCGCCCGATCACCCGGATCGGGTCGAGACGGACCCCGGAACCGGCACGGTTTTTGCGGAGGCCGACCGTTACAATCGCTCCAACGGTCGCCGAGATGCAAAAACCGTGCCGGTTCCGGGGTCCGGGAGGCCGGCGTTATGGAGCCGCGGGGCGGCGGTCGGGGGCGGCGGGACGGTCCCGGAGGGTGGAGGAGCTCCAGCCGAAACTAGGGGGGGACGGTTGATCTAGGCACGGATAAAGCGCGGCCATGAGATAAACCGGGCGGGGGCCCGATCCGGCCCCTTGCCGGTGGAGGCGGCCGTCGATAGCGCAACGTATAACGAGAAGCCGCGGCAGAAAAACTGGGCGGGGGTCTGATCCAGCCCCTTGCCGGTGGAGGCGGCCGTCGACAGCTCAACGTATAACGAGAAGCCGCGGCAGAAAAAATGGGCGGGGGTCTGATCCAGCCCTCCCCCCCGCCCGTGGAGGCGGCACCCGGACTCGAACCGGGGAATGGAGGATTTGCAATCCTCTGCCTTAGCCGCTTGGCTATGCCGCCTGCGCAGGTGGGAATGATACACCAGGGCGCGGCGAAGGGTCAAGGTGCCTTGCCGGGTGGCGGAGCGAATCATATAATCGTCACCTGGTCGCGCAGTTGTTTCTCAATCGCTGGAGGTGCGAGGTGGCTGTTTTCAGTGGCTTCATGGGTTTGATGACGGCGCTGGTTCCCCTGGCCGCGCCGGTGGACGTTACCGAGGACACCTGGCTGGCCGAGGCGCCCGGCGACGCGTTAGTGGCGGTGTATATGCCGGGCTTCGAGATCGATTGGGCGGTCCTCGAGGACAACCCGATGATCGCCATGCTGGTAGAAGACGGATGGCCGCCCGAGGAGGATGATTTCCCCGAGGTCCTGCGGCAGTACAGCCTGGAGGAGCTGATGGGGATGATCAAGGGCGAGCTGCTCATCCTCGGGATGCCCGTCGATGAACAGGACGCCTGGGAGGATGATCTGGGCTTCTACGCCGCTTTCCGTTCCGTCGACGCGAACGCCAACGAACTCATCGTCGAGGTGTTGCGCGGCAGCGAGGAGCTGGAGCCGGTGGAGCTGCCCTTCAATCCCGGCGGTCTGGAGGCCTTCGCCGTCCCGGACGATAACAACTCGCCGCTGTTGGCCTTCGACGGCGAGGTTCTGCACGTCGCCGACGACGCCGAGCTGCTGGGACGGGTGCTGGGTTGGACCGGTGGCACCCTGGCTGACGATGACGACTTCCAGGAGGCTCTCCGGGAGCTGGAGGACGAGGCCCTGATCGCCGCCTACATCGACCTGGCCGAGCTGCTGGCCCGCGAGCGTGCCCGGGATGCCGAAGAGTGGGCCGAGATCGATCCGGAATACGCCCCGGAACCGCCCTCGGAGTTCGAGCTGTCCCTCAACGCCCTGGGCGGGGTGCTGGATCGGGACGGCTTGCTGCGGGCCAAGCTGACCTGGCTCGAGGGCGGCGTCGCCGAAGACCCCGTCTACCGCACCCTGGTGGATGATCGGGGGCGGATGGGGCTGGCCGCAAAGGTGCCGGAGCCCTGCCTGATCTTCGCCGAAGCCCGGGTCGGCGGCTTGGTTCCCCTCCTGGTCGAGCTGATCGAGGAGGAGGACGGCGAGGAAGCCCCGGCGATGATCCACGCCCTGGTCGAGGTGCTGGAGGAGGGCTTCAGCGGCCGACTGGGGTTCTCGCTCCATGGCCTGCCCGGCGAGCCGCAGAACGAGGATATCGAGGAGACCCTCGATGAAATCGATCTGGAGCTGGACTATGCCGATCCGCGCCTGGTCGTCTACCTGGAAACGCCGGACGCCGACGGCTTCCTGGAGAACCTCGAGGACACGTTGAGCGATTTCGACACGCCGTACCAGACGCCGACCCTGGGTGGGCGGCGCAGCGTCCGCATCCAGCCGGAGGAGGAAGACCTTCCGGTCTATCTGTTGGTGCTCGATGAAGAACTGGTGGCCCTATGCACCGACAAGACCTCGGCGGAATGGATCGTCGGCCAGTACGGTGGCGCAGGCAATCTGGGCGAGAGCGAAGCCTTCACCGCGACGGCGGCGGCGAACACGCGCGAGGGCAGCCTGGTCCTCTACGCCGACACCACGGGCTTGATCACGGCCGCCGAAGGGCCGGAGTTCGCCGCGATGATGGGCGGCGGAAGCGATATCTTCAGCGGTATCGAAGCGCTGGGTTTGTTCGCCGAAGCCCGCGAGGAATGCATCTACCTGGAGACGGATTACCAGAGTCTGCAGGACCTGATGGTCATCTTTCTCGGCTTCGCCTTCACGGCCTTCGACGAGCCGGTGATGATCGACGAGCAGGGCGCCCAGACGGCCCCGGCGACCAACAAGGATCAAGCGAGTGTCGAGACCCAGGCCGAGAGCGCCCCGGCACAGGAGTAATCGATGGAGATCTTCCGCCAGACCGGACCCCAGCGACGCTGGTCGCAGGAGCGGCGCTGCTCCGGCGAGGAACTGGCCCTGGTGCCGACGATGGGCAGCCTCCACGAGGGTCATCTTTCCCTGGTGCGCGAGGCCAAGCGCCGCTCCGACGTGGTCGCTGTCAGCATCTACGTCAATCCGACCCAGTTCGGTCCCGGCAGAGACTTCGAGCTTTATCCCCGCGACGAGGAGCGCGACCTCGAGTTGCTCGCCGAGCTGGACGTCGATTGCGTCTTCATTCCGCAATCCATGTATCCCGAGGGGGATGTGACCAGGGTCGAGGTCCGCAGCAAGCTGACCGAAGTGCTCTGCGGTGCCCGGCGTCACGGCCATTTCGCCGGCGTGGCCCGCATAGTGACCAAGCTGTTCATTATCGTCCGACCAGACCTGGCCGTCTTCGGCCGTAAGGACTACCAGCAACTGCTGGTCATCCGCCGGCTGGTGCGTGATCTGCACCTGGGCGTCCGGATCTTCGACGCCCCCATCGTCCGCGAGGACGACGGCCTGGCCTTTTCCAGCCGCAATCGCCGTCTCGACGCCGCCCAGCGACGCCAGGCTCCGGCGCTCTACGGGGCTCTCAAGGCCGTCGAGGAGGCCTGGAAGGCCGGCGAGGACAGTGTCAAGAAGCTGATCTCCGTGGGTCACCGTCACCTGCGTGAACAGGCTCCCGACGCCCGCTTGGAGTACCTCGAACTGCGCCATCCGGCGACCCTGGAGGGTTTGGACTTCGTCGGCTGGGACGGCGCCCTGGTCGCCCTGGCCGTTCGCTTCGGCGACATCCGACTGATCGACAACATCGTGTTGGAGCGCGGCGACTTGTGAGACGGCGTTCCGCTGTGCTACAATGCCCCTCCATATCCGACCACGAAGCTCAAGGGCGCCTTCGCGCCGCGGGGCCGGGCCCCGGGAGGTAGAACCGCCATGGTCATGCGCAAGATGCGCGAGAACATGAAGCCCATCCTCTGGATCGCCATCATCGGCTTCCTGGGCACCATCGTCTTCGCCTGGGGGATGAGCTACTCCTCCTCCGGCGGCGGCTGCGAGGCCGAGACCGTCGTGCTCGTCGTCAACGGCGAGGAGGTCCCGGCCTACGAGTACGATCAGCTCTTCCGCAGCATCTACGATCAGGAGGTCCGGCAGGCTCAGCAGCAGTACGGCCCCCTCTACCACCCGGCCCTCAACGACCAGATCGCCCAGCAGGTCTCCGACGAGGTCATCGAGGCGTTGATCCAGGAATACGTCGTGCGCCAGCGCGCCGCCGAATGGGGCCTGACGGTGACCGACGGCGAGATCGATGAAGTCATCATGGCCACGCCCTACTTCCAGGACGAGAAGGGCACCTTCTCCCCGGAGGCCTACCGCGACCAGCTCGACCGCATCGGCACCACCGACGAGGAGTACCGTCGCAGCCTGCGGCGCGACATGCTGGTGCGCAAGGTCTACTCGATCATCACCGACACCGTCTTCCCGCCCGAACCCATGGTGCGGATGGAGTACCTGCGCAGCGCCCAGCAGGCGGACTGCGACGTCGTCGTCATCCCCGCCGGCGACTTCCAGCAGACCGTCGAGGTCGGCGACGCCGCGGTCAAAGAGTATTACGAGGAGCACGCCGACGACTTCATGGCCCCCGCCGAGGCGACCGTCGATTATCTGGCCCTGGAGTTCGACAAACTCTACGACGAGATCGAGCTGACCGAGGACCACCTGCGCCAGCTCTACGACAGGCGCAAAGACGATTACATCCACGCCCGGCACATCCTGTTCAAAGTCCCCGCCGAGGCCGACGAAGCCGCCGTCGAGGAGGCCCGCCAACGAGCCGTCGCGGCCGTCGCCCGTCTCGATGACGGCGCCGACTTCGCCGAGCTGGCCGTCGAGCTCTCCGAGGGCCCCTCGGCCCCCGAGGGCGGAGATCTGGGCTTCTTCCGCCGCAGCGCCGATC
Above is a window of Candidatus Coatesbacteria bacterium DNA encoding:
- a CDS encoding MBL fold metallo-hydrolase, which codes for MARPRVIVVGPLQMNCYLWPCAPDKCLVVDPGAEPGRIVDELEGLGLTPAAVALTHGHPDHLGAAGELARRYGVPVYLQPDDNLWIELLKSDWMPDFGPRPDYWPEFTAYTDLLDYPELKLQILPLPGHSPGSVVLYSVRDACACVGDVLFAGGIGRTDLPGGDEEQLFRGLRETLFELPPSTEILPGHGPATNLARERAVNPFVTW
- a CDS encoding pantoate--beta-alanine ligase, which produces MEIFRQTGPQRRWSQERRCSGEELALVPTMGSLHEGHLSLVREAKRRSDVVAVSIYVNPTQFGPGRDFELYPRDEERDLELLAELDVDCVFIPQSMYPEGDVTRVEVRSKLTEVLCGARRHGHFAGVARIVTKLFIIVRPDLAVFGRKDYQQLLVIRRLVRDLHLGVRIFDAPIVREDDGLAFSSRNRRLDAAQRRQAPALYGALKAVEEAWKAGEDSVKKLISVGHRHLREQAPDARLEYLELRHPATLEGLDFVGWDGALVALAVRFGDIRLIDNIVLERGDL